The Sinorhizobium sp. B11 genomic interval AGCTTAACGCGCCGGGCGAGTGCGACGACCGCGGCATCGCCGAGATAGTCCTCCTTCAGTGGCAGCAGCGCCTTCTCGCCATGCACCATCGCCAGCGCGATACAGAAGGGGATACTGTACTGTGCCGCCTCGCTCGTGGAGGGGTCCGGCAGATTCGGCAAGGACAGCGCGCGTTCGAAGGTTTCTACAATGATCGTGTCGATGTCGCCGCTGCTTAGCGACATTCGAACCTGAAGCATTAACGCCCCGTCGATCGCAGCATGTGCCCAGCGGCAGCAGCTGTAGAGCTTAAAATAGCCGCTCTCGATCGCCCATGCATCTCCGGGTACGCCGACAAGGCGTGTCCTGACGTAATTGTCGCGCTCATCCAACATGTCGACCGGTCCTCGATGACCGGCTGTAGCAAGCACCACCGCCTGGATGCCGTTCGCCGTTGCCCAGGGTATGCCTTCTTTCACCGTATGGCCGATGCGGGTGAACCCGGTTGCGGCCTGAGACGTCGACGTCTGGCCGGCGATCGCGATCGCGTGGCTCATGGTGTCCGCGGAGGCCCCCTCCAGCCACGCAGTTGCGGCCGCGACGCCGTATCCGCACCACAGACCGCTGTCGGTGGTTCGAAGTGCACCGATCTCGCGAGAGCTCGATACGCGGACCGCCACTTCATAGCCAAGTGCGATGGCGGTGAGGATCGTGTCGGCGCCCGCTCCATTGTGCTCGGCGCAAGCCAGTACGGACGGAATGATCGCAGCGGCCGGATGGCCAGAGGCCTGCCTGTGGCCGTCGTCAAGATCGAGCGCGGCCGCGTAAGTGGCGTTGACGAAGGCGGCTCCGACTGCAGTCGAGCGCTGCCCGGAAAACCAGATACTATAGTCTCCTGATCCCCAGATGAGCGGGGCGCCTTTCAGGGAGGCCTGTCCTGCTCTGGTAGCGGCCCCAGCCGCGGCCGCACCGATTGTGTCGACAAGTGTTCGCCGGGTGGCGTGAAGCACGTGGGACGGTGCGGCTGATAGGGACGTGCACATCGTCGCAAGACGATCGATGACGAATGCCCGTTCATCGCGTCGGTCACTCTCACAGGTAGTAGTCAAGTTTCGAACATCCTCAGTTAGAGCCTAATTGCCTGATCGTTTGTGAATATATAAATTCATATTGTGGATGTGAAGCTTGTCAATATGAAATCGGGAGTGAGGAATTTCAGCCATGGAATTGGTGGAAAGAGGCCGGGCGCGGCCAGACCTGCGGGCAGGAGCTGCAATCAACATTTTCGTCGATGGCCTCCCTGTACGCGCGCGGCTCGGTGAAACTGTGCTGACGGCGATGCGGTCCGATCCAGGTCATGTGCGCAACTTTGAATTCATGAACGAAGCACGCGCCGGCTTTTGCCTGATGGGCGCCTGCCAGGATTGCTGGCTTTGGCGGGAGGAGGGCGAGCGTCTTCGCGCGTGCACTAGCCGGGTCGATGCCGGTATGCGGCTCCTGACCCGATCGCCGGAGGCGTTTCGATGAAACCAACCCAGTCCATCGTAATTATTGGCGCCGGGCCGGCCGGCATTGCCGCAGCCAGGACGCTCGCCGATGCCGGGCTTCGTCCGGTGGTGATCGATGAGGGTCGATCTGCGGGCGGCCAAATTTTCCGCCAGCCCGAGCCGGAGCTCTCGCGATCGCCGAGCGATCTCTACGGCTTCGATGCAAAGCCTGCTAACGCGTTCCGCGCTGATGTGACCGATCTCAAACCTGCCGTCGAACACCACGCCGAAACAACAGCCTGGAGCGCGGAACCCGGCTCACTTCACCTGGTAAGCTGCAGGCGCGCCTTCGTGCAGCGCTGGTCGCATCTGATCATTGCGACCGGCGCCATGGATCGCGTCGTGCCGATGGAGGGCTGGACGGCTCCCGGTGTCTACAGTCTGGGCGGCGCGCAGATCGCCCTCAAGGCGGAGGCATCATTGATCGGCCGCACTGTCGTGTTTGCAGGCACTGGGCCGCTTCTCTACCTCGTCGCCTATCAATATGCCCGGGCCGGAGCGATTGTCCCGGCCGTCCTGGAGACCGCAAGACCCTTCGACGATCTATCGGCCCTGCCGGCACTGGTTTCCGGCGGCGCTACATTCGCCCGAGGGCTCTATTTCATGGCCTGGCTTCGAGCGCGTGGTATTCCCGTGCTGACCGGTGTTGTTCCCGTGGAGGCGACGCGCGGGTGTGATGGTCGCGTGAATGGGATAAAATTCCGCTCTGATAGCCGGGATATGTTCCTTGCCTGTGATGCGCTCGCGGTGGGACATGGCCTTAAAGCGGAGACCCAGATCGCCGACCTCCTCGGCGTCGATTTCCAGTTCGATGCACTACAGAGACAATGGCTGCCGGTGGTCGACATTGACGGACGCTCGTCACTTCCGAATGTCTATCTGGCGGGCGACGGCTCGTCTGTTCGTGGGGGCGTCGTCGCCGCCGCGAGCGGTAGGATCGCGGCGGCGGCGCTCCTTCGGGATGTTTCACACGAGAAAAGCGGACCTTCAGAGCGCGACCGGAGCCTTATCAGACGAATGGCGCGCTTCCGCAATGTCCTCGATCGCGTCTTCCCCTTTCCGTCGCACATCGCCGAAACACTGCCTGATGAGACAATGGTCTGTCGCTGTGAAGGCCTCACTGCAGGTGACGTCCGCCGGACCGTTATCGACTCCGGCGAGTCAGACATCAATCGTATCAAGGCCTTCTGCCGGCTCGGCATGGGGCGATGCCAGGGACGCATCTGCACGCCGGCCGCCGCCGAGATCATTGCAGCAACTGCCGGGGTCGATATCAGCGTCGTCGGCCGCTTGCGCAGTCAGGCTCCGATCAAGCCGATGTCGCTCAAGCATCTCGCGGCGGTCGGCCGATGAGCGCGTCCTTCGACATCGCGATCGTCGGCGGCGGTCTGGCCGGCTGCGCCGCGGCCCTGCATGCACGTCGCATGGGCGCCTCCGTCATACTCTTCGAACGCGGCCGTTGCGGAGCTCAGGCGAGCGGCGTCAACTATGGCGGTGTCCGCCAGCAGGGGCGTCACGCAGCGGAACTGCCGTTGGCCCGCCGTAGCCGCGCGATCTGGGGCAATCTGCAGAGCCTGGTCGGTAGTGACTGTGAATTCAGGGCGACGGGCCATCTGAAGCTCGCGCGAAATGATGCGGACATGCACGAGCTTTTGGCGCATCGGGAACTGCTTGGACGCTATGAGGTTGAAAGCGAAATTCTCGAACCGGCCGATCTGCGCCTGCGCTTTCCGTATGTCGCACCAATCTATGCTGGCGGCTCGTTCTGCGCGGAAGACGGTCAGGCCAATCCCCGTCTGGCCGCGCCGGCCTTCGCCCGCGCTGCGCGCGCTCTCGGCGCCGACATCCGTGAATGCTGTTGCGTTGAAGAGATCCGGGTATCGGAGCAGGGATTTCTGCTTTGGCAGGCAGCAGATCCGTCTCCTGTCAGGGCGAGGCTGCTCATCAACACTGCCGGCGCGTGGGGCGCTGCGATCGCCGCATCGCTCGGCGATCAGGTCGAAGAAGCGGTGATGGCGCCTAACATGTGCGTGACCGAGCCCATCGCACCCCTGATCGGCTCCAATCTCGGGATCTGCGGCGGCAGCATCTACATCCGCCAGACAGGGCAGGGAAGCGTCATCTTCGGAAGCGGTCTTGGCACGGCCGACCGGCGCCAGTTGAAGGCACGTCCCCACGCCGAGGTTACGCGCGAAGCGGCTAGGCTCGCGATAGCGATGGTTCCCGCACTTGCCGACGTGCTGCTCGTCAGGACCTGGACAGGCATCGAAGGTCGCATGCCGGACGGTCTGCCTGTCGTAGGCCCGAGCCCCAGACTCGAAGGGCTCTTTCACGCTTTCGGCTTTTCCGGTCACGGCTTCCAGCTCGGGCCCGCAGTCGGCGCCGTGCTGGCCGAGCTTTGCCTTGAGGGGCACTCACCAACGGAGATCGACGGGCTTTCGATGAGCCGTTTCGACAAGGGACGCGCCGCCGCAGATGCGGCAGTCCTCATTCAGCCTGAGAATTATCTATAAAAGAGGGAACAGACATGCAGCATTTCATTTTCGGATTGCTCGGTGGCGCCATCGGGATCGCCGTTGCGCTCCAACCGGATTCATCGGCGGCAACCGACCCGGCCTATCATCTTGCCGAAGCGGGGGTCCTATCGGTCGCCATTACTGGCGACATGCCGGGCCTCGTGGCACGCGACGGCAAGCTCACCGGTTATGACGGCGATATCCTGCAAATCGTCGCCGAGCGGCTCGATCTGAAGATCAAGCCGGTGCCTATGGAATGGTCCGGCGCGATCGCCGCCGTGCAGACGGGTCGGGTCGACATTATCGGCGGCAATGTCGCTTGGACGAAGCAACGCGCCGAAACGCTGTCCCTGACCGACCCGACCGGTTACTTCCAGAATGGCATCACCTCACCCAAGGACGTAGCCTGGCACGAGTTGAAGGATCTAGAAAACCGCAGGGTCGGATCGATGACCGGCTTCTCCTTCCTGCCGGAACTCCGCAACATCAAGGGTCTCGAACTGTCACTCTACGACAGCTCGGACGCGGCACTGCGCGATCTTCTCGCCGGCCGCATCGAAGCGCTGATTGGCGATCCTCCTGTCATCGACTACGCGATTGCTAAGAATCCAGACTGGGGGCTCGTCAATCTTCCGTTCACCGACAACAATCCGGACTATCCATTGTTGACCGGCCTTGGGCGACAATATGTCTTCGGCCTGTCGAAAGACAACGCGGCGCTCGCGGATGCGCTGAGTGGGCAGATCCGCGACCTCTGGACCTCCTGCACGGTCAATGCGATCGGCCAGCGTTACGGAAATGTCAGTCGAGCGAACTATACCCCATCGGTCGAGAATTTTCGGATAGGTGTTGATCGGCCGACAGGTTGGACGCCGCCTGTCTGCGGGAAGTAAACCCCTCCCGGCCGGTTGCCCGGCCGCGCCAGTTCCTCTCATCGTTCACGGAGGCGGAAATGACCGCCGAATATCTTCTCGAGGTCACCGACCTCGGCAAGTCCTATGGCCATCACACGGTCCTAAAGGATGTCTCCTTCGCCCTGCAGCGCGGTGAACGTATCGCACTGATCGGGCCAAGCGGATCCGGCAAATCGACGTGCCTGAGAGCCATCAACTATCTCGAACCACCGACCGCCGGTGATGTCCGGTTGGACGGGCGTCTGATTGGTCGCCAGAAAAATGGCCGTCGCATGAGCGACCTTGCGCTTGCGCCGCAGCGGGCTGAAATCGGCATGGTATTTCAGCATTTCCATCTGTGGCCACATCTGAGTGTTCGCGCTAATGTCGCACTTCAACCGCAGAAGGTCCGAGGCGTTTCCAGGGTCGAAGCAGGGCGTCTGGCCGAAGAGATGCTCGCCAAGGTGCATCTCGCTCACAAGGTCGACGAGGTTCCGCAGCGTCTATCCGGTGGACAACAGCAACGTGTCGCCATCGCCCGCGCGCTCGCCCAAAAGCCAAAGCTCCTACTCTTCGACGAGCCGACATCTGCGCTCGATCCGGAGCTTGTCGGCGAGGTCCTCAGCGTCATCAAGGAGCTTGCACGCGAGGGTAGGGCCATGGTGCTCGTCACTCATGAAATTCCCTTTGCCCGGGAGGTCGCTGATCGCATCCTGTTCATGGATAACGGTCACATCGTGGAGCAAGGACCGGCGAAGGATCTTCTTGATCACCCCCAATCGCCACGCCTCAAGCAGTTTCTGGCTAATCTCTCGCAGAGGGGGCAACGCGATGGATAGCGTACTCCTCGAGAGGATCGTCGCCGTGTTACTCGCAGGCGTGAGCGTGACGGTCGAAGTAACGGTTGGCGCTATGGCCGTGGCCCTTGTGATCGGACTAGGCCTCGCAATGGTCGACTTCTTGAGCAAGCTTCGCGCGGTGCATGCGCTCATCCGCGTCTACGTCGAGGCTCTTCGCAACATTCCAAGCTTAACGTTCCTGTTTCTCCTGTATTTCGGGCTCGCGGCTGCCGGGATCCGGCTGTCCTCCATCGTCGCCGCGGTTCTTGGCCTCGGACTGATCGGCGGAGCGATTTTCGTCGATATCTTTCGTTCGGGTTTTCAGTCGGTTCCCGTCGGCCAAAAAGAGGCGGCCGCTTCGATTGGCCTGACGCCGCTTGCAACCTTCTGGCTCATCGTTCTGCCACAGGGCCTGCGTCTTTCGCTGCCCTCCGTCGGCAATTATGCCGTCGGGCTGGTCAAGGATACTTCGCTCGTGGCGGCAATCGCAGCACCAGAGGTGATGTTCAACGCACGCCAATTGGTGAACGAAACGTTCGAAACGGCGCTTGTCTACGGTTTTACGGCGGCCGTCTATCTTGTCCTGACGATGGCAGTCGCCGGTTCGGTTTACCTCGTCGAACGCAAGCTGGAGACACCATGATGTTCTTTGATACGATCTTCGCCAATCTGGGCGACTGGGCGCCACGTATGCTCACCGGCCTGCGCACGACGCTCGTCCTGACTGGGGGGGGCTTTGCGCTCGCTTTTCTGCTGGCGCTCGCGCTCGAATATCTTCGCTCTCGCCGTCTTGCGGCGCTGCGCCTGAGCGCCCGGGTCTATATCGCGTTCGCGCGCGGAGTGCCGATTCTCGTCGTCCTTTATTTGATGTATTTCGCGCTTCCGGGTGCCGGTATCACCTTGCCGGCTGAGCTCGCGGCGACGGTTGGGCTTGCCGCCGTCTATGGCGCCTATCTCTGCGAAGTATTCCGCGCCGGGCTTGATGCCGTACCGGCGGGGCAGCGCGAAGCCGCGCTTGCGAGTGGGTTGACACCCCTTCAGACATTCCGCCTGATCCTGCTGCCGCAGGCGGTCCGCCACACCATCGCGCCGCTTGTGATCAACCTAGTATCGATGTTGAAGGACAGTTCGATCGCCGCATTGATCGCCGTCCCCGAACTGACGTTGGTTTCGAGGGAGATCATGTCGGAGAGCTTCCTGCCTTTGCATGTCTTCGCCTTAACTGCTCTGTTCTATTTCCTGCTCGCCTGGCCTGCCTCACTTGTCGCCCGAGCCATCGAGCAGCGCCTTCTATACCCGTCGGCAAGGATGTCGCCATCAAAGTCCCTCGATCAGCTGAAAACAGCACAGGCGGTGTCCTGATGGATGGTCGTTTACGGCGCGATCAATGCCGATAACGGTACCGATCGAGCGCCAGCGCGGCATTGGTGTACGCTGAGGTGAAATGCGTCGGTCTCGTCTTCGGAGAAAGAAAGATCATGCGATCGAAATGCCGACCGCTGGCGTGGAGGAGCCGGGCGTCGGGCTGTCGCCGATTTGGTGGCAAGACTGGAGGCGGTTTGTGTGGTCATTCGCCACCTGAGGACCTCAAGGTGCTCACTGGTAGTCTTAAAATGAGCTGCGCTGACCTCTCTAGAGGTCTCCCCTTTCGCGCCTGTCAAGCAGAAAAATAGGGCCACCGGAATACCCGGGGCCCTTTTTAAGTGCGAAGGTCAAAACCTCCAGAGGGGAACAGCCACCGCTATGGCACTGGGACGGCGCCATCAATGCATCAGCCGATGCTATGTATGCCTGCATTTTCTTCTGTGCGCAACTCCTTATTGCGAACGACAGTTACGCGACGGCGGGAATGTTCCTTTGCAGCCGAATCGAAACCAATGCCCCGGACAGCTTCCGCGAAACCGACGCTTTCACCCGAAAGCGGTTTATTCTCGGTCATGTTAACTGCCGAGGAAGCATCACAGTCTTGGCAGACACTAAGTGCTTCCAAAAGCGCTCAGCTTATTGCGAATTCCGTCGGAAATCTCGAATTGACGGGCTGTCCCGCGGCCCATGGAATTTTTCACCATCGTTTCCGTGAGCATTCCCCGCCTAACGAGGAGATCGACCGTCTCCTTTGCTCCACTCCGCGTCAATTCGGTAATTTCCATGATGTTTGATAGAGTTAACTTCTGGTGAGCCTGGGTCATCGTGTAGAGGATCGTCATCATGCCGATCTCCTTCAGCCGTGCCTGGGGGGTCTCGTCCTCAAGCGGATGGTCAAGGATCTCATGGAGGATGAGTCCTGAGAAGGCAAGGTTGTGCAACTGTGTCTTAAGCGCTCTTGTCATGTCATTTAACTGTGTTATATTCGTCAGTTAAGAGGGCGTCTCTGGAGCTGAAAGTTGCTTCCTCAGAAGGCCGCCATCGTCTCGGAGGGTCAAGTCCATGAAATGCCTTCTGCTGAATATCCTGCTTTCGATCTCGTTCATGTTGCCACCCTACTTGATTTCCAGGAGCTATGCGCGGGCTGATGGTTGGGGATGTCAGGTTATCCTGTGCCTTTCCAATCCAGCGGGGTCAACCCAATATGCGGCATGCCGGCCACCGATCCAGAAACTCTGGAATGAGCTTGCGAAAGGGCGCTCGTTTCCAACGTGCAGCGGTGTCGGCTTTCGGAGCTCGCACCCCGGCTACGAACCCTATTATTGCGATGCGGGCTATCGATTGTCGGCCAGCTACGGGCCGCGAGGTCAGGAGGCAACCTGTGTCTCGACCTCTCTTCAGCGTGTGAACAGTTCGTTTTGCTCCGAAAATCGCAGCGACGACGACAGGGCGAGCGGCTCGGTGTTGTCGTCACGGTGGCGGCGCGAAGGCCGCCAACGTCGATGCATGGGCTATCCGATAGAGCGCCCGAACGTGCGGCCGCAGCCGCACTATATCGACGTGACCATCGATGGCGTCGGTCAGCAGCGCGTGTGGTACTGATCCATGGCGGCCGGCTTCTCCGAGATCGCGCAGAGTTGCGCGCCAATGGTTCAGGTCGAAACCCTGGCGGGCGTCGTCAGTCTCGAGAGCAGGTTTCGTCCGTTCAATATCCGCATCAATAGCGATGAGCCGCTATCTTCGCAGCCTGCAAGCAAGGCGGAGGCGATCGAGATGGCCACGTCCCTGATGCGCGATCATCAGTATATCCAGATCGGACTTGGAGGTATCGGAATAGAAGAGCTGAACGAGCTCAACCTCTCCGTTTCGGACGCCTTCGACCCCTGCCTGAACCTGAAGGCCACCGCGACCCTCCTTGACGGCTATTATCGGCTGGCGGTGCGTGCCGGCGCCGATCCCGCGCAGGCAGAAAATGTCATGCTGCAGTCTTACTACGGTCGAGACGATCCGACGGTCGGCGCCATGGTTAAATACGACGAGCAGGTCCGAAAAGAGGCGAAGCGGCTTTCCAAAACCCTCACATCGGTGATCATCGCCGGAACGGACGCGGAAGACGCCCCCCCCGGCCGAACCCGCGAGCAAATGGCCGAGCCTCCTGCAAATCAAATCTTCCAAGCCGAAGTGCCCGCATCATGGGACGTGTTCAGCTCCCGTCGGCGCTCTTCGATCCTTGTTTTCCAACATGGCCGATCGGAGTAACACGAATGATTTCCAAAACCCATGTCCGCCCGCTTGTGACCGCCGCCATCATCGCGCTTGCCATCGTCACATGTCTCGTCGAGCCAGCCTTTGCGCAGTCGGCGGGCATCGAGACCGTGCTGCAAAACATCGTCACGATGCTCACGGGCAATATTGCCAAACTCCTGGCGGTGATCGCGGTGATCATCATCAGCATCGCCTGGATGTTCGGCTATATGGACCTACGCCGGGCTGGCTTCTGGATTATCGGCATTGGCGGCATTTTCGGCGCCACCGAGCTCGTCAACACCATCGTGGGCGGCTGACGACCAATGGCTAGCGTTCCCACCCTTGAACAGAACACGCTTTTCCTGGCGTGCACGCGTCCGGCGATGATCGCCGGCGTGACCATGGAGGCGATGGGCCTCAACATCATGCTGACGACCATTCTCTACATCACCGCTGGGTCGATCGCTTACGCGTTTGTCGGCATTGTCTTCCACGTGATCTTCCGGGGGCTTGTCAAACACGACCACAATATGTTCCGCATTCTGATCGCCTGGATTGAGACCCGAGGCCGCACACGCAACGCCTTCTATTGGGGTGGCGCAACGCTCTCGCCGCTGAGGGTTATTCGGCGCTATGACGAAAGGGATCTCGGCCTTGCCTAATATCACAAAATTGCGCGCCCGCGAGCTGGGCCCGGAGACCTTCATTCCGTATGTGCGCCACATCGACGAATCAACTGTCGTCCTTGATTCCCGCGCATTGATGACCGTTCTTGTCGTTGAAGGCGTCTCCTTCGAAACTGCCGATATCCTTGATCTCGACGGGCTGCATCGAAGTCTGAACACGCTCTATCGCAACATCGCCGACGAACGGCTGGCGCTTTGGACACATGTCATCCGTCGGCGCGACAACGATTACCCCGGAGGGCAGTTTATCAACCGCTTCTCCAGCGGCCTCAATGCAAAGTATTGCGAGCGAATGCTGCGGGAGGACCTGTTCCGCAACGACCTATATCTCACGCTTGTTTGGCACCCCAATCGCGATCCTGCGGAAAAAGCCGCCAGTCTCCTGTCGCGCCTGCGCAAGGCGCGCCGGTCCGGCGTCGAACCCGACGAGACAGCACTAACGCACCTGCGCGACAAGGTCCTGGATGTCACCGCCGGTCTGGAACGCTTTTCGCCGCGCACCCTATCGCTTTATGAGCACGGCGGCATCCTATTCTCCGAGCCGAGCGAGTTTTTGCACCAGCTCGTCGGCGGGCGTCGCGAGCGCGTACCTTTGACCGAGGGGCGCATTTCGTCGGCGATCTATTCCGACCGTGTCTTGTTCGGTCGGGAGACAGTCGAGATCCGCCATGAGGCCGACACCCGCTATGCCGGCATGTTTGGCTTGAAGGAATATCCGGCGACCACGAGATGCGGAATGCTCGACGGCATCCTAACCGCCCCCTTCGAGCTCATGCTGACGCAATCCTTCGCGTTTACATCTAAAGCTGAGGCCCGCACGATCATGGGCCGCAAGCAAAACCAGATGGTCAGCGCTGGCGACAAGGCGGCCTCCCAAATCGACGAACTCGGCGAGGCCATGGACGACCTCGAATCCAACCGTTTTGTCATTGGCGAGCATCACCTTGGTCTGACGGTCTTCGCGCCATCGGTTAGAGAACTGACCGAACATATGGCGAAGGCGAGAGTGTATCTGACGAGTGGCGGCGCTGTCGTTGCTCGCGAGGATCTCGGTCTCGAGGCTGCCTGGTGGGCGCAACTGCCAGGCAATCTTCGCTATCGCGCGCGATCGGGCGCGATCACCTCCCGCAATTTTGCAGGGCTTTCTCCCTACCATTCCTACCCAACTGGGCAAAGGGATGGAAACGAATGGGGACCGGCGGTCGCCATGCTGAAGACGGCTTCGGGCTCGCCATTCTACTTCAACTTTCACTACAGTGACCTTGGGAACACCTTTGTCTGCGGACCGTCGGGCACCGGCAAGACCGTTCTCCTTAACTTCATGCTCTCTCAGCTCGAGAAGCATGATCCCTACGTAGTGTTCTTCGACAAGGACCGGGGGGCCGATTTGTTTGTTCGCGCCGCTGGCGGTACTTATCTGTCGCTCCGCAACGGCCTGTCTACCGGTTGCGCACCGCTGAAGGCGCTAGAGCTGACGGCCGAGAACAAGATTTTTCTCACGCGCTGGATCGCCAAGCTGGTGGGAGCGGCGACGCGGGAATGGGGTGTCAC includes:
- a CDS encoding VirB4 family type IV secretion system protein, whose product is MPNITKLRARELGPETFIPYVRHIDESTVVLDSRALMTVLVVEGVSFETADILDLDGLHRSLNTLYRNIADERLALWTHVIRRRDNDYPGGQFINRFSSGLNAKYCERMLREDLFRNDLYLTLVWHPNRDPAEKAASLLSRLRKARRSGVEPDETALTHLRDKVLDVTAGLERFSPRTLSLYEHGGILFSEPSEFLHQLVGGRRERVPLTEGRISSAIYSDRVLFGRETVEIRHEADTRYAGMFGLKEYPATTRCGMLDGILTAPFELMLTQSFAFTSKAEARTIMGRKQNQMVSAGDKAASQIDELGEAMDDLESNRFVIGEHHLGLTVFAPSVRELTEHMAKARVYLTSGGAVVAREDLGLEAAWWAQLPGNLRYRARSGAITSRNFAGLSPYHSYPTGQRDGNEWGPAVAMLKTASGSPFYFNFHYSDLGNTFVCGPSGTGKTVLLNFMLSQLEKHDPYVVFFDKDRGADLFVRAAGGTYLSLRNGLSTGCAPLKALELTAENKIFLTRWIAKLVGAATREWGVTELRDITAAVEGLADLPVERRSIGALRTFMNNTDPEGIASRLRRWERGGPLGWVFDNDLDDIGIGAKFIGYDMTNFLDNEEIRTPLMAYLFYRIEQLIDGRRIIIVIDEFWKALQDEGFRDLAQNKLKTIRKQNGLLLFATQSPRDAIVSPIAHTIIEQCPTQVFLPNPRGDRVDYVDGFKLTDREFELIARELSVESRRFIVKQGHNSVVAELNLNGFDDELAILSGRTANVELADSIRAELGERHEDWLSVFQERRRRA